In a single window of the Pseudogemmatithrix spongiicola genome:
- a CDS encoding acyl-CoA dehydrogenase family protein, protein MSTSTSHLDWPFFDDAHRSLAREVAQWVSTQSIDHADADAACRSWVKALGAAGFLRYCVPAAQGGALAELDSRALCVLREHLAEHDALADFAFAMQGLGSGAITLAGSEAMKQTWLPKVARGTAIAAFALSEPDAGSDVAAIATTATPTKGGWRLDGRKTWISNGGIADFYCVFARSDAASSGAKGITAFLVPAETKGLTIAERIETVSPHPLATLQFTACEVPDTHRIGAVGDGFKLAMRTLDIFRVSVAAAAVGFARRALRETIARANARAMFGSTLAAQPLAQAIVGDMAADLDAACLLTYRAAWQRDRTPARTTAVAAMAKLTATEHAQTIIDRAVQLHGGLGVRSGHIVERLYRDIRALRIYEGATEVQRLIIGRELLKAAESATRDPRNA, encoded by the coding sequence GTGAGCACTTCGACCTCGCATCTCGATTGGCCGTTCTTCGATGACGCACATCGCTCGCTCGCGCGCGAGGTCGCGCAGTGGGTATCGACCCAGTCCATCGACCACGCCGACGCCGACGCCGCCTGCCGCAGCTGGGTGAAGGCGCTCGGCGCCGCCGGTTTCCTGCGCTATTGCGTGCCGGCCGCGCAGGGCGGCGCGCTCGCCGAGTTGGACTCGCGCGCGCTGTGCGTGCTGCGCGAACATCTGGCCGAGCACGACGCGCTGGCTGATTTCGCCTTCGCGATGCAGGGACTGGGCTCGGGCGCGATCACGCTCGCTGGCAGCGAGGCGATGAAGCAGACCTGGCTGCCCAAGGTGGCGCGCGGGACCGCGATCGCCGCGTTCGCGCTGAGCGAGCCGGACGCCGGCTCCGACGTGGCCGCCATCGCGACCACGGCCACGCCGACGAAGGGCGGATGGCGACTTGATGGCCGCAAGACCTGGATCTCCAACGGCGGCATCGCCGATTTCTACTGCGTGTTCGCCCGCAGCGATGCCGCGAGCTCGGGCGCGAAGGGCATCACGGCGTTCCTCGTGCCGGCGGAGACGAAGGGCCTGACGATCGCTGAGCGCATCGAGACCGTGTCGCCGCATCCGCTGGCCACGCTGCAGTTCACCGCATGCGAAGTGCCGGACACGCATCGCATCGGGGCGGTGGGCGATGGCTTCAAGCTCGCGATGCGGACGCTGGACATCTTCCGCGTGTCGGTCGCGGCGGCGGCGGTCGGCTTCGCGCGCCGTGCGCTGCGCGAGACGATCGCCCGGGCGAATGCACGCGCGATGTTCGGCAGCACGCTGGCCGCGCAGCCCTTGGCGCAGGCCATCGTCGGCGACATGGCCGCGGACCTCGACGCGGCCTGCCTGCTCACCTACCGCGCCGCGTGGCAGCGCGATCGCACCCCCGCGCGCACGACGGCGGTGGCGGCGATGGCGAAGCTCACGGCGACGGAACACGCCCAGACAATCATCGATCGTGCCGTCCAGCTGCATGGCGGGCTCGGCGTGCGGAGCGGACACATCGTCGAGCGCCTGTACCGCGACATCCGCGCGCTCCGCATCTATGAAGGCGCGACCGAAGTGCAGCGCCTGATCATCGGACGCGAGCTGCTCAAGGCGGCCGAGTCTGCCACGCGCGACCCCCGCAACGCCTAA
- a CDS encoding enoyl-CoA hydratase family protein → MTAPDPMTAMRRPFAARRFTHFGWSVSADGRVATITLNRPERKNPLTFDSYAELRDLFRELPFASDVRAVVLTGAGGNFCSGGDVFEIIEPLTRMAEPELLAFTRMTGDLVLAMLRAPQPIIAAVDGVAAGAGAILAMASDLRLATPRARTAFLFTRVGLAGCDMGACAMLPRIIGQGRAAELLYTGRSMDAAEAERWGFYNAIVEPDALLADAQARAAALANGPAFAHAMTKKMLLQEWSVSLEQALEMEAQAQAICMGTQDFRRAFEAFAAKRTPVFEGN, encoded by the coding sequence ATGACCGCTCCTGACCCGATGACGGCGATGCGCCGTCCCTTCGCCGCGCGGCGCTTCACGCACTTCGGCTGGTCCGTGAGCGCCGATGGACGCGTGGCCACCATCACGCTGAATCGGCCGGAGCGGAAGAACCCGCTCACGTTCGATTCCTACGCCGAACTGCGCGATCTCTTCCGCGAGCTGCCCTTCGCGAGCGATGTGCGTGCCGTGGTGCTGACCGGCGCCGGCGGCAACTTCTGCTCCGGCGGCGACGTGTTCGAGATCATCGAGCCGCTGACGCGCATGGCGGAGCCGGAACTCCTGGCCTTCACGCGCATGACTGGCGATCTCGTGCTCGCGATGCTTCGCGCGCCGCAACCGATCATCGCCGCCGTGGACGGCGTGGCCGCCGGGGCCGGTGCCATCCTCGCGATGGCGAGCGACCTGCGGCTCGCGACGCCACGCGCGAGGACGGCGTTTCTGTTCACGCGTGTCGGGCTTGCGGGCTGCGACATGGGCGCCTGCGCGATGCTCCCGCGCATCATCGGGCAGGGTCGCGCGGCGGAGCTGCTCTACACCGGTCGCTCGATGGACGCCGCCGAAGCCGAGCGCTGGGGGTTCTACAATGCCATCGTCGAACCGGACGCGTTGCTGGCGGATGCGCAGGCGCGCGCCGCGGCGCTGGCCAACGGTCCGGCGTTCGCGCATGCGATGACCAAGAAGATGCTGCTGCAGGAGTGGAGCGTCTCGCTGGAGCAGGCGCTCGAGATGGAAGCGCAGGCGCAGGCCATCTGCATGGGTACGCAGGACTTCCGCCGCGCCTTCGAGGCCTTCGCCGCCAAACGCACGCCCGTCTTCGAGGGCAACTGA
- a CDS encoding amidohydrolase family protein, which yields MSLLLALAIAADTLTYPVMNHGRPAGEMRVVRDADSLVVSYSHIDRNRGRWVQNRYMLGADGSVVAAESRPMTRDGTVSAASETYRVIGDSVRISRGSTTQTLPRAGGVLTLGNATPLDLAFLAQQLLRLPDGAGRLLPGTARTQLVIAADTVVTTARGGARVRFAMFHGPNASPRGVWIDGSGAFVAGTADWFIPVHPDFIGAMPTLRAIELDYRARIAARIAARLTPTHSGDVVIENADVFDAASGAILPQYSIAISGGRITAVAPTRGFRAPRGARRIDARGKTVIPGMWDMHSHVFASSPAGQSLRDLAMGVTGVRDLASDTDAATSLRDRSNALEIVAPHLVLGGIMEGPQRWYGPTDVIVSTEDEARAAVARYAELGYRQVKLYNLVHPDLVPTIVAEARKHGLRVSGHVPRGLTVNAAIRLGFEEINHAAFLFSTHHQDSLYVPEMRAYSLVASIVAPRTDVDGAAMTALLADLKAHNTVVDGTFNLWMRAENGADSLEAKANNAAYRRLIKRLHEHGITMVAGTDGSNYIAELEQYERAGVPAPAVLQMATLTSARVMGLDSTMGSIAVGKVADLVIVNGKPHERIADLRNVQLVFRAGRGYEPAKLTEQMAAVVIP from the coding sequence ATGTCGCTCCTGCTCGCGCTCGCAATCGCCGCCGATACGCTCACGTATCCCGTCATGAACCACGGCCGACCGGCCGGCGAGATGCGGGTCGTGCGGGACGCCGACTCGCTCGTGGTCTCGTACTCGCACATCGACCGCAACCGCGGCCGCTGGGTGCAGAACCGCTACATGCTCGGCGCCGACGGCAGCGTGGTGGCCGCCGAGTCGCGGCCGATGACGCGCGATGGCACCGTGAGCGCCGCCAGCGAGACGTACCGCGTGATCGGCGACTCGGTGCGCATCTCGCGCGGCAGCACCACGCAGACGCTGCCGCGCGCGGGTGGCGTGCTCACGCTGGGCAATGCGACACCGCTCGACCTTGCCTTCCTCGCGCAGCAGCTGCTGCGCCTGCCGGATGGTGCCGGCCGGCTGCTGCCGGGCACCGCGCGCACGCAGCTCGTGATCGCGGCGGACACAGTGGTCACCACCGCACGCGGCGGCGCGCGCGTGCGGTTCGCCATGTTCCACGGCCCCAACGCGAGCCCGCGCGGCGTGTGGATCGACGGCAGCGGCGCCTTCGTGGCCGGCACGGCGGACTGGTTCATCCCCGTACACCCCGACTTTATCGGCGCGATGCCGACGCTGCGAGCCATCGAGCTCGACTACCGCGCGCGCATCGCGGCGCGCATCGCCGCGCGCCTCACGCCGACGCACAGCGGCGATGTCGTGATCGAGAACGCCGATGTGTTCGATGCCGCCTCCGGCGCCATCCTGCCGCAGTACAGCATCGCGATCTCGGGCGGCCGCATCACGGCCGTGGCGCCGACCCGCGGCTTCCGCGCGCCGCGTGGCGCACGGCGCATCGACGCGCGCGGCAAGACCGTGATCCCCGGCATGTGGGACATGCATTCGCACGTGTTCGCCTCGTCGCCGGCCGGCCAGTCGCTGCGCGACCTGGCCATGGGCGTCACCGGCGTGCGCGACCTCGCTTCCGACACCGACGCCGCGACGTCACTCCGCGACCGCTCCAACGCCCTGGAGATCGTCGCACCGCACCTCGTACTCGGCGGCATCATGGAAGGCCCGCAGCGCTGGTATGGCCCCACGGACGTCATCGTCAGCACCGAAGACGAAGCCCGCGCGGCCGTCGCGCGCTACGCCGAGCTCGGCTACCGCCAGGTCAAGCTCTACAACCTCGTGCATCCGGACCTCGTCCCGACGATTGTCGCCGAGGCCCGCAAGCACGGCCTGCGCGTGAGCGGGCACGTCCCGCGCGGGCTCACGGTGAACGCGGCGATCCGGCTGGGCTTCGAGGAGATCAACCACGCGGCCTTCCTGTTCTCCACGCATCACCAGGATTCGCTCTACGTGCCGGAGATGCGCGCGTACTCACTGGTCGCGTCGATCGTCGCGCCGCGCACGGACGTTGATGGCGCCGCCATGACCGCGCTGCTCGCCGACCTCAAGGCGCACAACACGGTGGTCGACGGCACGTTCAACCTCTGGATGCGCGCCGAGAACGGCGCCGATTCGCTCGAGGCCAAGGCGAACAACGCCGCCTACCGCCGGCTGATCAAGCGGCTCCACGAACACGGCATCACGATGGTCGCCGGTACGGACGGCTCGAACTACATCGCCGAGCTCGAGCAGTACGAGCGCGCGGGCGTGCCGGCGCCGGCCGTGTTGCAGATGGCGACGCTGACGTCCGCCCGCGTGATGGGCCTCGACTCGACCATGGGCAGCATCGCGGTCGGCAAGGTGGCCGACTTGGTGATCGTGAACGGCAAGCCGCACGAGCGGATCGCCGACCTGCGAAACGTGCAGCTCGTGTTCCGCGCCGGCCGCGGCTACGAGCCGGCGAAGCTCACGGAGCAGATGGCGGCGGTGGTGATTCCCTGA
- a CDS encoding RidA family protein — translation MSHRTLQPDGWARPRGYANGIVARGRTIFLAGQIGWDAEQRFVGRDLVTQAKQALQNIVAILAEDGAKPEHIVRLTWYVTDRAAYLAAGAALGAAYRDVMGKHFPAMTAVEVSSLMEADAVVEIEATAVVPE, via the coding sequence GTGAGCCACAGGACCTTGCAGCCCGACGGCTGGGCCCGGCCGAGAGGCTATGCCAACGGCATCGTCGCGCGCGGCCGGACGATCTTTCTCGCCGGCCAGATCGGCTGGGACGCAGAGCAGCGTTTTGTCGGGCGCGATCTCGTCACGCAGGCCAAGCAGGCATTGCAGAACATCGTCGCGATCCTCGCCGAGGACGGCGCGAAGCCGGAGCACATCGTCCGCCTCACCTGGTACGTCACCGACCGGGCGGCGTATCTCGCCGCCGGCGCCGCGCTGGGCGCGGCCTACCGCGACGTGATGGGCAAGCATTTCCCGGCGATGACCGCGGTCGAGGTATCATCCCTGATGGAAGCCGACGCCGTGGTGGAGATCGAAGCCACCGCCGTCGTGCCCGAGTAG
- a CDS encoding AMP-binding protein → MPTAAPKDLGPSAHVDHWPRRQLPPAEEWPVIRLDPPYDYPATLNAAVELLDRALTDGHADRPALITPDGNGGWQHTTYAELAAQVDALAHVLVRDMGLEPGNRVLLRGFNGRWMAVAWLATVKAGLVAVTTMPLLRTKELRVIAERAQCQAALCDVRLADELRLAAESPTTLRDIRVWGTNDAEGLEALMAVPRGAFDAVRTSRDDVCLIAFTSGTTGVPKGCMHFHRDVMAMCDGFSKQVLKATHTDRCIGTPPLAFTFGLGGLLCFPLAARGAAVLVEKATPESLLDAIAQTKATVSFTAPTFYRAMSLALKKEPQRWRLPSLRASVSAGEALPDATRMLWRETTGIEMLDGIGATEMIHIFIAAAGKDVRTGAIGKAVPGYEVAILDDALHPLPTGEVGRLAVRGPTGCRYLNDPRQRDYVKGGWNLTGDAALMDADGYVFFKARTDDLILSAGYNIGAPEVEAAVLQHESVAECAVVGVPDEERGQAVKAFVVLKPDHEASSALAKQIQDFVKATIAPYKYPRLVEFVAALPKTDTGKLQRFRLKEPK, encoded by the coding sequence ATGCCCACGGCTGCGCCGAAGGACCTCGGACCGAGTGCCCACGTGGATCACTGGCCCCGTCGGCAGTTGCCGCCGGCGGAGGAGTGGCCGGTCATCCGGTTGGACCCACCATACGACTATCCGGCGACGCTGAACGCCGCGGTCGAGCTCCTCGATCGCGCGCTCACCGACGGACACGCGGATCGCCCGGCGCTCATCACGCCCGATGGCAATGGCGGCTGGCAGCACACCACCTACGCGGAGCTCGCGGCGCAGGTCGATGCGCTGGCGCATGTGCTCGTGCGCGACATGGGGCTCGAACCCGGCAACCGCGTGCTGCTGCGCGGCTTCAACGGCCGCTGGATGGCCGTCGCTTGGCTGGCCACGGTGAAGGCCGGCCTCGTGGCCGTGACGACGATGCCGTTGCTGCGCACCAAGGAGTTGCGGGTCATCGCCGAGCGGGCGCAATGCCAGGCCGCGCTCTGCGACGTGCGACTGGCGGACGAACTGCGCCTCGCAGCGGAGTCACCGACGACGCTGCGCGACATCCGCGTCTGGGGTACGAACGATGCCGAAGGGCTTGAGGCGCTGATGGCCGTGCCGCGTGGGGCCTTCGATGCCGTGCGCACCAGCCGCGACGATGTGTGCCTCATCGCCTTCACGTCGGGTACCACCGGCGTGCCGAAGGGCTGCATGCACTTCCATCGCGACGTGATGGCCATGTGCGACGGATTCTCCAAGCAGGTGCTCAAGGCCACGCATACGGACCGCTGCATCGGCACGCCGCCTTTGGCCTTCACCTTCGGGCTCGGCGGCCTGCTGTGCTTCCCGTTGGCGGCGCGCGGTGCGGCCGTGCTGGTCGAGAAGGCCACGCCGGAGTCGCTGCTCGATGCCATCGCACAGACCAAGGCGACCGTGAGCTTCACCGCACCGACGTTCTACCGCGCGATGTCGCTCGCACTCAAGAAGGAGCCGCAGCGTTGGCGCCTCCCGTCGCTACGGGCCTCGGTGTCGGCGGGCGAGGCGCTGCCGGACGCGACGCGCATGCTCTGGCGCGAGACCACTGGCATCGAGATGCTCGACGGCATCGGTGCCACGGAGATGATCCACATCTTCATCGCTGCGGCGGGGAAGGACGTGCGGACGGGAGCCATCGGCAAGGCCGTGCCGGGCTACGAGGTCGCGATCCTCGACGACGCGCTGCATCCGCTGCCGACCGGTGAAGTCGGGCGGCTCGCGGTGCGCGGGCCCACCGGCTGCCGTTACCTGAACGACCCGCGCCAGCGCGACTACGTGAAGGGTGGATGGAACCTCACCGGCGATGCTGCCCTGATGGACGCCGACGGCTACGTGTTCTTCAAGGCGCGCACGGACGACCTCATCCTCTCCGCCGGTTACAACATCGGCGCACCGGAGGTGGAGGCCGCCGTGCTGCAGCATGAGAGCGTCGCGGAGTGCGCCGTCGTCGGCGTGCCCGATGAAGAACGCGGTCAAGCCGTGAAGGCCTTCGTGGTCCTCAAGCCCGACCATGAGGCCTCGAGCGCGCTCGCCAAGCAAATCCAGGACTTCGTGAAGGCGACCATCGCGCCGTACAAGTATCCGCGCCTCGTCGAGTTCGTCGCGGCGCTGCCCAAGACCGATACCGGGAAGCTACAGCGCTTCCGCCTCAAGGAGCCCAAGTGA
- a CDS encoding MarR family winged helix-turn-helix transcriptional regulator, whose amino-acid sequence MTGAALRHADAESALGPDEHEALRLWLRLFTTTTLVERVVDSALKREFGSSLPRFDLLAQLHRAPDGLRMGELSERILVTNGNVTWLVAALEREGFVKRRPDAADRRATVVRLTATGRRHFETMARAHEALIADLFTELSPTERRALHGALGSLKARFRTSPRTSDDRS is encoded by the coding sequence GTGACGGGCGCAGCGCTGCGCCACGCGGACGCCGAGTCGGCGCTCGGGCCCGACGAGCACGAGGCGTTGCGCCTGTGGCTGCGCCTGTTCACCACAACGACGCTCGTCGAGCGCGTGGTCGACAGCGCCCTCAAGCGCGAGTTCGGGTCGTCGCTGCCACGCTTCGACCTGCTCGCGCAGCTGCACCGCGCGCCCGACGGCCTGCGCATGGGCGAGCTCTCCGAGCGCATCCTCGTCACGAACGGCAATGTCACCTGGCTGGTCGCCGCTCTGGAACGCGAGGGCTTCGTGAAGCGCCGTCCGGATGCGGCCGACCGGCGCGCGACGGTCGTGCGCCTCACGGCAACCGGTCGCCGGCACTTCGAGACGATGGCGCGGGCACACGAAGCGTTGATCGCCGACCTGTTCACCGAGCTCTCCCCGACCGAGCGCCGCGCGCTGCACGGCGCGCTGGGCAGCCTCAAGGCCCGCTTCCGCACTTCCCCAAGGACGTCCGATGACCGCTCCTGA
- a CDS encoding RidA family protein produces MPITRISTPHAPTPAGHYAQATVHGGTVYVAGQLSIDPATGEKLHGSIEEQTERTLRNVEAILHAAGSDFAHLLKVNVYVTDIAFWPRVNAVYARVVGADVPARAVVPVPALNHGLLIEIDAIAAVKG; encoded by the coding sequence ATGCCGATCACCCGCATCTCCACACCGCACGCGCCCACGCCGGCGGGCCACTACGCCCAAGCCACCGTCCACGGCGGCACGGTCTACGTCGCCGGCCAATTGAGCATCGACCCGGCGACGGGCGAGAAGCTGCACGGCAGTATCGAGGAGCAGACCGAGCGCACGCTGCGCAACGTCGAGGCCATCCTGCACGCCGCGGGCAGCGATTTCGCCCACCTGCTCAAGGTGAACGTCTACGTCACCGACATCGCGTTCTGGCCGCGCGTCAACGCGGTGTACGCGCGTGTGGTCGGCGCCGACGTGCCGGCACGGGCGGTGGTGCCCGTCCCGGCTCTGAACCACGGCCTCTTGATCGAGATCGACGCGATCGCGGCCGTGAAGGGCTGA
- a CDS encoding HNH endonuclease — protein sequence MDASHDDSVDPMTGSTKKKAAGTRRGGRRRGGKGGPKASAPKQPTLTSVPTGRAAYVDTRKWLLKQHGPVCAYCERIVPERTITLDHVTPRKGLTAYDRRDNLVLSCKTCNSAKADKPILSFLLGNRARVVALYKYGQHLSHQLVEMVKDLLPPDQRPPLPTGPAHARKAKPQGRRRSWRELYPQDRDDADPYLD from the coding sequence ATGGATGCATCACACGATGACTCCGTCGACCCGATGACCGGCTCGACCAAGAAGAAGGCCGCCGGGACGCGGCGCGGGGGCCGCCGCCGGGGCGGCAAGGGCGGCCCGAAGGCCAGCGCCCCGAAGCAACCGACCCTGACATCCGTGCCGACGGGGCGCGCCGCGTACGTCGACACCCGCAAATGGCTGCTCAAGCAGCACGGCCCCGTCTGCGCCTACTGCGAGCGCATCGTGCCCGAGCGCACGATCACGCTCGATCACGTGACGCCCCGCAAGGGACTCACGGCCTACGACCGGCGCGACAACCTCGTGCTCAGCTGCAAGACCTGCAACAGCGCGAAGGCCGACAAGCCGATCCTCTCGTTCCTCCTCGGCAACCGCGCCCGTGTCGTCGCGCTGTACAAGTACGGGCAGCACCTCAGCCATCAGCTCGTCGAGATGGTGAAAGACCTGCTGCCGCCCGACCAGCGCCCGCCGCTGCCGACGGGGCCTGCCCACGCGCGCAAGGCCAAGCCGCAGGGACGGCGTCGCAGCTGGAGGGAGCTGTACCCGCAGGATCGCGACGACGCCGATCCGTATCTCGACTGA
- a CDS encoding bifunctional salicylyl-CoA 5-hydroxylase/oxidoreductase has translation MRVVVVGGGPGGLYAALLLKRRHPEASVTVHERNRPGDTFGWGVVLSDQTVDNLRAADPESGRRIADALHRWDDIAIHFGGRTIRSGGHGFSGIGRKELLAILHTRCRELGVTLAFEHELPADLDALVAAEHPDLIIAADGINSRIRERYAASFQPDTDLRHCRYVWLGTPRQFDAFTFAFVETPQGWFQAHAYQFDEGMSTFIVETPQENWDRAGLGAMSGEESIAFCERLFADQLQGAPLLSNAAHLRGSAQWIRFPRITCGSWLHWIADGARRVPVVLLGDAAHTAHFSIGSGSKLALEDAIALDAILAAEPDREQAFARYQAERSVEVLKLQNAARNSTEWFESVERYARLAPEQFAYSLLTRSQRISHENLRVRDAAYVASFERWFAERVGMALKADSPAPPPLLTPYTVRGVTLRNRVVVSPMAQYSANTDGSVGDWHLVHLGARATGGAGLVMAEMTCVAPDARITPWCPGLWNAAQRDGWARIVRFVHENSGAKIGLQLGHAGAKGSTKKMWEGIDQPLPDGNWPLIAPSETEYLKGISQRAREMTRADMDRVRDEFVQSTRFAADAGFDWLELHCAHGYLLSAFLSPLTNRRSDAYGGSLENRARFPLEVFRAMRATWPADRPMSVRISAHDWMPGGNTGDDAVTIAALFKDAGADVIDVSAGQVVKEERPVFGRMWQTPFADRVRQEAGIATIAVGAITDADQANGIIASGRADLVAVGRPHLVNPGWTLTESAKFGYPGAGPFWPPQYRAAKQQLDRLMERERAAAGAAAAAPPKGELT, from the coding sequence GTGCGCGTGGTGGTCGTCGGTGGCGGTCCCGGTGGGCTCTATGCGGCGCTGCTGCTCAAGCGCCGGCACCCGGAGGCGTCCGTCACGGTCCATGAGCGCAACCGCCCGGGCGACACCTTCGGCTGGGGCGTCGTGCTCTCCGACCAGACGGTCGACAACCTCCGCGCCGCCGACCCCGAGAGCGGCCGCCGCATCGCCGACGCCCTGCACCGCTGGGACGACATCGCCATCCATTTCGGCGGGCGCACGATCCGGTCCGGCGGACACGGCTTCTCCGGCATCGGCCGCAAGGAACTGCTCGCGATCCTCCACACGCGCTGCCGCGAACTCGGCGTGACGCTCGCGTTCGAGCACGAGCTGCCCGCCGACCTCGACGCGCTCGTCGCCGCCGAGCATCCCGATCTCATCATCGCCGCCGACGGCATCAACAGCCGCATCCGCGAGCGCTACGCCGCGAGCTTCCAGCCCGACACCGACCTGCGCCACTGCCGCTACGTCTGGCTCGGCACGCCGCGCCAGTTCGACGCCTTCACCTTCGCCTTCGTCGAGACACCGCAGGGCTGGTTCCAGGCACACGCGTACCAGTTCGACGAGGGCATGAGCACGTTCATCGTCGAGACGCCGCAGGAGAACTGGGACCGTGCCGGACTGGGCGCGATGTCCGGCGAGGAGTCCATCGCCTTCTGCGAACGCCTCTTCGCCGACCAGCTCCAGGGCGCACCGCTGCTCAGCAACGCCGCCCATCTCCGCGGCTCCGCGCAGTGGATCCGCTTCCCGCGCATCACCTGCGGCTCCTGGCTGCATTGGATCGCCGACGGCGCACGCCGCGTGCCCGTCGTGCTGCTCGGCGATGCCGCGCACACCGCACACTTCTCGATCGGCTCGGGCAGCAAGCTGGCGCTCGAGGATGCCATCGCCCTCGACGCGATCCTCGCCGCCGAGCCGGACCGCGAGCAGGCTTTCGCGCGCTACCAGGCCGAGCGCTCGGTCGAGGTGCTCAAGCTGCAGAACGCCGCGCGAAACTCCACCGAGTGGTTCGAGTCCGTGGAGCGCTACGCGCGGCTCGCGCCCGAACAGTTCGCGTACTCGCTGCTGACGCGGTCGCAGCGCATCTCGCACGAGAACCTCCGCGTGCGCGACGCCGCGTACGTGGCGAGCTTCGAGCGCTGGTTCGCCGAGCGCGTCGGCATGGCATTGAAGGCCGACAGCCCCGCTCCGCCACCGCTGCTCACGCCGTACACGGTGCGCGGCGTCACGCTGCGGAACCGCGTCGTGGTCTCGCCGATGGCGCAGTACAGCGCCAACACGGACGGCAGCGTCGGCGACTGGCACCTCGTGCACCTCGGCGCCCGCGCCACGGGCGGCGCGGGACTCGTGATGGCCGAGATGACCTGCGTCGCGCCGGACGCGCGAATCACGCCGTGGTGCCCGGGGCTCTGGAACGCCGCGCAGCGCGACGGCTGGGCGCGCATCGTGCGCTTCGTCCACGAAAACTCGGGCGCGAAGATCGGCCTGCAGCTCGGCCACGCGGGCGCGAAGGGCTCCACGAAGAAGATGTGGGAGGGCATCGACCAGCCGTTGCCCGATGGCAACTGGCCGCTCATCGCGCCCAGCGAGACCGAGTACCTGAAGGGCATCTCGCAGCGGGCGCGCGAGATGACCCGCGCCGACATGGACCGCGTGCGCGACGAGTTCGTGCAGTCGACGCGCTTCGCGGCGGACGCCGGCTTCGACTGGCTCGAACTGCACTGCGCGCACGGCTACCTACTCTCGGCGTTCCTCTCGCCGCTGACCAACCGCCGCAGCGACGCGTATGGCGGGTCACTGGAGAACCGCGCGCGCTTTCCGCTCGAGGTATTCCGCGCGATGCGTGCCACGTGGCCGGCGGACCGTCCGATGTCGGTGCGCATCTCGGCCCACGACTGGATGCCCGGCGGCAACACCGGCGACGATGCCGTGACGATTGCCGCGCTGTTCAAGGACGCGGGCGCCGACGTGATCGACGTCAGCGCAGGCCAAGTGGTGAAGGAGGAGCGACCCGTCTTCGGCCGCATGTGGCAGACGCCCTTCGCCGACCGCGTGCGCCAGGAAGCCGGCATCGCGACCATCGCCGTCGGCGCCATCACCGATGCGGACCAGGCGAACGGCATCATCGCGTCGGGCCGGGCGGATCTCGTGGCCGTCGGCCGGCCCCACCTCGTGAATCCGGGGTGGACGCTGACGGAGTCGGCGAAGTTCGGCTACCCGGGCGCCGGACCGTTCTGGCCGCCGCAGTACCGCGCCGCCAAGCAGCAACTCGATCGCCTGATGGAACGCGAGCGCGCGGCCGCCGGGGCCGCTGCCGCCGCCCCACCCAAGGGAGAACTCACGTGA
- a CDS encoding SDR family NAD(P)-dependent oxidoreductase, translating into MSSLAGKHALVTGANRGIGAAIVRTLAAQGAQVTLMVRDRAAAERVAAEVATQTHIVTADVSDRAAVRAGCESAAAALGPVDILVNNAGTVETIPFLKTPPEVFTQMYAVHVMGAVHTAQAVLPAMLERGHGTIVNVASIAGLHGAPYVAHYVAAKHALVGLTRALAAEYRGKGITVNAVCPGYVATDLVSGSLAKISAKTGLSEAEALAAILKDAGQPRIVEAQEVADAVLHFCVGAGAAASGETFVLMGLDR; encoded by the coding sequence GTGAGCAGTCTTGCCGGCAAGCACGCGCTCGTCACGGGCGCCAACCGCGGCATCGGCGCGGCCATCGTGCGCACGCTCGCCGCGCAGGGCGCGCAGGTCACGCTCATGGTGCGCGACCGCGCCGCCGCCGAGCGCGTCGCGGCGGAGGTCGCCACGCAAACGCACATCGTCACCGCAGACGTCAGCGATCGCGCCGCCGTGCGCGCCGGCTGCGAAAGCGCCGCCGCGGCACTCGGCCCTGTCGACATCCTCGTCAACAACGCCGGCACGGTCGAGACGATCCCGTTCCTCAAGACGCCGCCTGAGGTGTTCACGCAGATGTACGCCGTGCACGTGATGGGCGCGGTGCACACGGCGCAGGCGGTGCTCCCGGCGATGCTCGAGCGCGGACACGGGACGATCGTGAACGTCGCGTCGATTGCCGGCCTGCACGGCGCGCCCTACGTGGCGCACTATGTGGCCGCCAAGCATGCGCTGGTCGGACTCACGCGCGCTCTGGCTGCCGAGTACCGCGGCAAGGGCATCACGGTGAACGCCGTCTGCCCCGGTTATGTGGCGACCGACCTCGTGAGCGGCTCGCTCGCGAAGATCTCGGCTAAGACGGGCCTCAGCGAGGCCGAGGCGCTGGCCGCGATCCTCAAGGACGCCGGGCAGCCGCGCATCGTCGAAGCACAGGAAGTGGCGGACGCGGTCTTGCACTTCTGTGTGGGCGCCGGCGCAGCCGCAAGCGGCGAGACCTTCGTGCTCATGGGGCTCGACCGGTGA